The proteins below come from a single Eucalyptus grandis isolate ANBG69807.140 chromosome 3, ASM1654582v1, whole genome shotgun sequence genomic window:
- the LOC120292207 gene encoding LOW QUALITY PROTEIN: aquaporin TIP1-1-like (The sequence of the model RefSeq protein was modified relative to this genomic sequence to represent the inferred CDS: inserted 1 base in 1 codon), whose amino-acid sequence MPIRNIAVGRPEETYHPDALKAALAEFFSTLIFVFAGEGSGMAFNKLTDNGSTTPAGLVAAALAHGFGLFVAVSVGANISGGHVNPAVTFGAFVGGNITLLRGILYWIAQLLGSTVACLLLKFATGGLTTSAFSLSSGVSVWNAFVLEIVMTFGLVYTVYATAIDPKKGNIGIVAPMAIGFIVGANILAXGAFDGASMNPAVSFGPALVSWSWDNHWVYWAGPLIGGGLAGLIYEVFFIGHSSHEPLPTTDY is encoded by the exons ATGCCGATCAGGAACATAGCCGTCGGCCGGCCCGAGGAGACCTACCACCCCGACGCCCTTAAGGCGGCGCTGGCCGAGTTCTTCTCCACCCTCATCTTCGTGTTCGCTGGCGAGGGCTCCGGCATGGCCTTCAACAAGCTGACGGACAACGGCTCCACCACCCCCGCCGGCCTCGTCGCCGCTGCGCTCGCCCACGGGTTCGGCCTCTTCGTCGCCGTCTCCGTCGGCGCCAACATCTCCGGCGGCCACGTCAACCCGGCCGTCACCTTCGGGGCCTTCGTCGGGGGCAACATCACACTTCTCCGCGGGATCCTCTACTGGATCGCCCAGCTCCTCGGGTCCACCGTCGCTTGCTTGCTTCTCAAGTTCGCCACCGGCGGATTG ACTACGTCAGCGTTCTCGCTGTCATCTGGGGTGAGCGTGTGGAACGCGTTCGTGCTGGAGATCGTGATGACGTTCGGGCTGGTATACACTGTGTACGCCACGGCCATCGACCCGAAGAAGGGCAACATCGGGATCGTAGCCCCGATGGCCATCGGCTTCATCGTCGGCGCCAACATCCTGG GGGGTGCCTTCGACGGTGCGTCCATGAACCCCGCCGTGTCGTTCGGGCCAGCCCTGGTGAGCTGGAGCTGGGACAACCACTGGGTCTACTGGGCCGGCCCCCTGATCGGCGGTGGCCTCGCCGGCCTCATCTACGAGGTCTTCTTCATCGGCCACTCCAGCCACGAGCCGCTGCCCACCACCGACTACTAG